From the genome of Sulfitobacter sp. DSM 110093, one region includes:
- a CDS encoding Glu/Leu/Phe/Val dehydrogenase, whose amino-acid sequence MNPANEPSFRDSVDLMFNRAVALMDLPPGLEEKIRVCNATYTVRFGVRLRGRIHTFTGYRSVHSEHMEPVKGGIRYSMAVNQNEVEALAALMTYKCALVEAPFGGSKGGLCIDPREYDEHELELITRRFAYELIKRDMIHPAQNVPAPDMGTGEREMAWIADQYKRMNTTDINGVACVTGKPINAGGIQGRTEATGRGVQYALHAFFRDPEGMKKAGLTGKLEGKRVIIQGLGNVGYHAAKFLSEEDGSKITTIIERDGALHSEDGLNVEAVHKWIEKHGTIKGYADAQFIEDGAAMLEAECDILIPAALEGVINLSNAERIQAPLIIEAANGPVTAGADEVLRKKGTVIVPDMYANAGGVTVSYFEWVKNLSHIRFGRMQRRAEESRHQLVVDELERLSADKELGWTLSPNFKEKYLRGAGELELVRSGLDDTMRTAYEAMAHVWHSRDDVDDLRTAAYLVSIEKVAASYHAKGL is encoded by the coding sequence ATGAATCCAGCCAATGAGCCGAGTTTCCGCGACAGTGTGGACCTGATGTTCAACCGCGCGGTCGCGCTGATGGATTTGCCGCCCGGTCTCGAAGAGAAAATCCGCGTTTGCAACGCCACCTATACGGTGCGTTTCGGCGTTCGCCTGCGGGGGCGTATCCACACCTTCACCGGCTATCGCTCGGTCCATTCTGAACATATGGAGCCTGTGAAGGGCGGTATTCGCTATTCCATGGCTGTGAACCAGAACGAGGTCGAGGCGCTGGCGGCGCTGATGACGTACAAATGCGCGCTGGTCGAAGCGCCCTTTGGCGGCTCTAAAGGCGGGCTGTGCATCGACCCGCGCGAGTATGATGAGCATGAGCTTGAACTGATCACCCGGCGTTTTGCCTATGAACTGATCAAGCGCGACATGATCCACCCCGCGCAGAACGTGCCCGCCCCCGACATGGGCACCGGCGAGCGTGAGATGGCGTGGATCGCGGACCAGTACAAACGCATGAACACCACCGATATCAACGGTGTGGCCTGTGTGACTGGCAAACCGATTAACGCGGGCGGCATCCAAGGCCGGACAGAGGCCACAGGCCGGGGCGTGCAATACGCGCTCCACGCGTTCTTCCGCGACCCCGAAGGGATGAAGAAGGCAGGGCTGACCGGTAAGCTTGAGGGCAAGCGGGTCATCATTCAGGGTCTGGGGAACGTGGGTTATCACGCGGCCAAATTCCTGAGCGAAGAAGACGGGTCAAAGATCACTACGATCATTGAACGCGACGGCGCGTTGCACAGCGAAGATGGGCTGAACGTCGAGGCGGTGCATAAATGGATCGAGAAACATGGCACCATCAAAGGCTATGCTGATGCGCAATTCATCGAAGACGGTGCGGCGATGCTGGAAGCGGAATGTGACATCCTGATTCCCGCGGCGCTTGAGGGTGTGATTAACCTCAGCAACGCCGAGCGTATCCAAGCGCCGCTGATCATCGAGGCCGCCAACGGCCCCGTGACCGCCGGGGCGGATGAAGTGCTGCGCAAGAAGGGCACGGTCATCGTGCCGGATATGTATGCCAACGCTGGCGGTGTGACGGTTTCTTACTTCGAGTGGGTCAAGAACCTTAGCCACATCCGCTTTGGCCGCATGCAACGCCGCGCCGAGGAATCGCGCCACCAACTGGTGGTGGATGAACTTGAGCGGTTGAGCGCCGACAAAGAGCTGGGCTGGACTCTTAGCCCGAACTTCAAAGAGAAGTACCTGCGCGGCGCGGGCGAATTGGAACTCGTCCGCTCTGGTTTGGACGACACGATGCGCACAGCCTATGAGGCGATGGCCCATGTCTGGCACAGCCGCGACGATGTCGATGACCTGCGCACGGCGGCCTATCTCGTTTCGATCGAAAAGGTCGCGGCGAGCTATCACGCCAAGGGGCTTTGA
- a CDS encoding Tad domain-containing protein, which produces MINTPRNAGRLPRRLPAVLKRFAREEDGLVTLFAILMILLMILMGGVGVDLMRHERERARVQAVADRAVLAAADLDQTLTPADVARDYFDKAGMADYVSSVKVEEGLNYRRVTVDASRELNTMFMSKFGQDKLNVPAKATAEEKVNKVEISMVLDISGSMRENGKMDNLHDASDVFIDTVLKPENADLISISVVPYTAQVNVGQDIMDELNVNQLHSFSHCVDFDDSEFDLTAISQTRSYEHMQHFEAGYSWNNRHRDNTGSYDNISNPGCPKQSYEEVAAYSQNATALKNRIANFQPRANTAIHLGMKWGVALLDPAFQPINQEIGGDAAFQARPAAYSDIDTLKTVILMTDGVNVTTRRINPQVYANRDHYRHWSDYPFYWWLNRNVRSSEQHRWYSTKYTSGQADNLLDDICDAARANGIVIWSIGFEVTDHGASVMKNCASSDSHFFRVEGVEIVDAFEAIARQINQLRLTQ; this is translated from the coding sequence ATGATCAATACACCTCGAAATGCAGGGCGCCTCCCCCGCCGCTTGCCCGCAGTGCTTAAGCGTTTTGCACGCGAAGAAGACGGGTTGGTCACGCTTTTTGCCATTCTAATGATCTTGCTGATGATCCTTATGGGGGGCGTGGGCGTCGACCTAATGCGCCATGAGCGTGAACGCGCAAGGGTGCAGGCTGTGGCAGACCGCGCCGTGCTGGCGGCCGCCGACCTTGACCAAACCCTCACCCCTGCAGACGTGGCCCGCGACTACTTCGACAAAGCCGGGATGGCTGATTACGTCTCTAGTGTGAAGGTCGAGGAAGGGCTGAACTACCGCCGTGTCACCGTCGATGCCTCACGTGAACTAAACACTATGTTCATGAGCAAGTTCGGCCAAGACAAGCTGAACGTCCCCGCCAAAGCCACAGCGGAGGAAAAGGTCAACAAAGTCGAAATTTCCATGGTGCTCGATATCTCTGGCTCCATGCGGGAGAATGGCAAGATGGATAACCTCCATGATGCCAGCGATGTATTTATCGATACGGTACTAAAACCCGAGAACGCTGATCTGATCTCAATCTCTGTGGTGCCCTATACCGCGCAGGTCAACGTCGGTCAGGACATTATGGATGAGTTGAACGTCAACCAGCTTCATTCCTTTTCCCACTGCGTCGACTTTGACGATAGCGAATTTGATCTTACCGCGATCAGCCAGACCCGCAGCTATGAGCATATGCAGCATTTCGAGGCGGGGTATAGCTGGAACAACCGTCACCGTGACAACACCGGAAGCTACGACAACATCTCCAATCCCGGTTGTCCTAAGCAGAGCTATGAAGAGGTCGCGGCCTATTCCCAAAACGCCACGGCCTTGAAAAACCGCATCGCCAATTTCCAGCCCCGTGCGAACACGGCGATCCATCTGGGCATGAAATGGGGCGTGGCTCTGCTTGACCCGGCATTCCAGCCGATCAATCAAGAAATTGGCGGCGATGCTGCATTTCAGGCGCGGCCAGCGGCATATAGTGACATCGACACGCTAAAGACGGTGATCCTGATGACCGACGGCGTGAACGTCACGACACGGCGGATCAATCCGCAGGTTTATGCCAACCGCGACCACTATCGCCACTGGAGCGATTACCCCTTCTATTGGTGGCTGAACCGCAATGTCCGCTCGAGTGAACAACACCGCTGGTATTCAACGAAATATACTTCTGGTCAGGCCGATAATTTGCTCGATGACATCTGCGACGCGGCCAGGGCCAATGGCATCGTGATCTGGTCTATCGGGTTTGAAGTAACCGACCACGGCGCGTCTGTGATGAAAAACTGCGCATCGTCCGACAGCCATTTCTTCCGCGTCGAAGGGGTAGAGATCGTGGACGCTTTTGAAGCCATCGCCCGGCAAATCAACCAGTTGAGACTGACCCAATGA
- a CDS encoding pilus assembly protein — MIQKTIQAWRRFRGDENGSVMLIEFAILSPLLFGCLIMSVEMSFFAIRHMLLDRGLDMTVRFVRLNTNTPMSHQTIKDKICETAGFLQDCEETLRLEMIRVDPRDFAAFDQSPDCVDTSIDPRPVRGWNLGIEHQLMLLRACYQFEPFFPTTGLGYALEKDGAGRASMVSSAAFVQEPN, encoded by the coding sequence ATGATACAGAAAACCATCCAAGCATGGCGCCGGTTTCGCGGCGATGAGAACGGATCAGTGATGCTGATAGAGTTCGCCATCCTGTCTCCGCTGCTCTTTGGCTGCTTGATCATGTCGGTCGAGATGAGCTTTTTTGCGATACGCCACATGTTGCTTGACCGCGGGTTGGACATGACGGTCCGCTTCGTGAGGTTGAACACCAATACGCCGATGTCGCATCAGACCATCAAGGATAAGATTTGCGAAACAGCAGGCTTTTTGCAGGACTGCGAAGAAACCCTGCGTCTTGAGATGATCCGCGTGGACCCACGTGATTTTGCCGCCTTCGATCAATCCCCCGATTGCGTGGACACGTCCATTGATCCCAGACCGGTGCGCGGCTGGAACCTTGGGATCGAACATCAGCTGATGCTGCTGCGCGCCTGCTACCAATTCGAACCCTTCTTCCCGACCACCGGCCTTGGCTATGCCCTAGAGAAAGACGGCGCTGGCCGTGCTTCCATGGTATCAAGCGCGGCCTTCGTACAGGAGCCGAACTGA
- a CDS encoding periplasmic heavy metal sensor, translating to MTQNPTSRRVRMMRWALGLSLALNVMIIGAVGGALWRHGGPDNKSLPGLRSYASPYVQALPPDARRDLHNEMRKGGKAHHLDRAARGALYEQMLAALRADPFEPEAAAAILTAQGDAAASVQGAAHSAWLAQVSAMAPETRQIYADKLQERLEAWSRGKQKSRSAKPER from the coding sequence ATGACACAGAATCCAACATCGCGCCGGGTGCGCATGATGCGATGGGCGCTTGGTCTGTCATTGGCGCTGAACGTGATGATCATAGGTGCAGTTGGAGGGGCTCTATGGCGACATGGCGGGCCGGACAACAAATCGCTGCCGGGCCTGCGCAGCTATGCGTCGCCCTATGTGCAAGCATTGCCACCCGACGCACGGCGCGATCTGCATAATGAGATGCGCAAAGGCGGCAAGGCGCATCACCTTGATCGTGCGGCACGCGGCGCGCTTTATGAGCAGATGCTGGCTGCATTGCGCGCCGATCCCTTTGAGCCAGAGGCCGCCGCTGCGATTTTAACGGCACAGGGCGACGCGGCGGCAAGTGTACAAGGTGCTGCCCATAGCGCATGGCTGGCACAGGTGAGCGCGATGGCCCCAGAAACCCGTCAAATCTATGCCGATAAGTTGCAAGAACGGTTGGAAGCCTGGAGCCGTGGCAAACAGAAAAGCCGCTCGGCCAAGCCTGAACGCTGA